One Burkholderia sp. 9120 genomic window, TGAGCAGATCGGCGAGCGCCACGCGATAGCGCGCGTAAGCGCCCTCTTCGTCGCGATGCCGGCGGTTCTCGACCACCTGGACGCCGCCCGCGTAGACGTCGCGCACCGGCGTCTCGCCATGCTCGCAGAATACAACGCCCGACAGCCACGCGCTCGGCGCATGTTCGGCGATGCTCGCATGGTCCGCGTCGAGCACCAGCCAGTCCGCGCGTCGGCCTGCCTGCAGCGCGCCGACGGCGCGGCCGGTGGCGTGCGCGCCGCCGTCGAGCGCGGCATCGAACAGACGGTCTGCCACATGCGTGGACTGCGCCGACGCCAGCACGTTGCGTTGCCGGCGCGTCAAACGCTGGCCGTATTCGAGCAGGCGCAATTCCGCGCGCCAGTCGACGCCGATATGACTGTCCGAGCCGATGCCGATGCGGCCTTGCGCATCCAGATATTCCTGCGCGGGGAACAGACCATCGCCGAGATTTGCTTCGGTGGTCAGACACAAACCGGCTACCGCACCGCTTTTCGCAAGTGCCAGCGTTTCGTTTGCGTCGACATGCGTCGCGTGCACGAGGCACCAGCGGCTGTCGACGTCGAAGCGATCCAGCAACCATTGCACCGGACGCGCGCCTTCGGTTTCGACGCACGCGTCGACTTCGGCGGTCTGTTCGGCGATATGGATATGAACCGGCGCGTTGGCATCGATGCCGCCTAGTAGCGTACGCAACGATTCCGCCGAGACCGCGCGCAACGAATGCGGCGCCACGCCATAGCGCAACGCGGCGCTTTCAGGACGCGCCGCGCGCAACGTGCCGAGCAGATCGAGCAGACTCTCCGGCGTATTGATGAAGCGCTGCTGATCGTCGCGCGGCGCACGCGAGCCGAAGCCGCTGTACTGATAGAGCACCGGCAGCATCGTCATGCCGATACCGCTCGTCGACGCTGCATCCACCACGCGTTGCGCGAGCTCAGCCTGATTCGCGTAGCGGCTGCCGTCCGGCGTGTGATGCACGTAGTGGAACTCGCACACCGACGTATAACCCGCCTTCAGCATTTCGATGTACAGCCATTGCGCGACCGCGGCGAGGCCTTCCGGCGTGATGCGTGCGGCGAAGCGGTACATCAGGTCGCGCCAGCTCCAGAAGTTGTCAGTGGCGCCTGTGCCAGATGAGGCGCGATATTCGGTGAGGCCGGCCATCGCGCGCTGGAATGCATGCGAATGAAGGTTCGGCATGCCGGGCAGCACGGGACCAGCGGCTTTCCGCACGCCGGCAGGTACCGCAGAAGTATCTGGCGTAACCGCCGTCAGCGTGCCGCTTGCGTCCCACTCGAGCAACACGTTGCGGCGCCAACCATCGGGCAGGTACGCGTGCTCGGCGAACAGCGATTGATCTAGTTGTGTCATCTCTCAGGCCCTGGCTCAATTCACGCGCGTATAAACCGTCTCGCCCGCGCGCACGACTCGCGCGCACAACGGACGTCCAATCCAGTAAGCCAGCTCGGCCAGCGAGTCAACCGACCACACCGCGAAATCCGCCGCGCGTCCCACGGCCAGCGAACCGTGCGTGTCCGCTTTGCCGAGCGCTTGGGCCGCATGCGACGTCACGCCTTGCAGCACCTCGGGCACCGTCATACGGAACAGCGTGGTCGCCATGTTCATCATCAGCAACAGCGACGTGGTGGGCGACGTGCCCGGATTGCTGTCGGTCGAAATCGCGATCGGCACCTGATAGCGCCGCAGCAAATCGAGCGGCGGCAGTTGCGTCTCGCGAATG contains:
- a CDS encoding formimidoylglutamate deiminase → MTQLDQSLFAEHAYLPDGWRRNVLLEWDASGTLTAVTPDTSAVPAGVRKAAGPVLPGMPNLHSHAFQRAMAGLTEYRASSGTGATDNFWSWRDLMYRFAARITPEGLAAVAQWLYIEMLKAGYTSVCEFHYVHHTPDGSRYANQAELAQRVVDAASTSGIGMTMLPVLYQYSGFGSRAPRDDQQRFINTPESLLDLLGTLRAARPESAALRYGVAPHSLRAVSAESLRTLLGGIDANAPVHIHIAEQTAEVDACVETEGARPVQWLLDRFDVDSRWCLVHATHVDANETLALAKSGAVAGLCLTTEANLGDGLFPAQEYLDAQGRIGIGSDSHIGVDWRAELRLLEYGQRLTRRQRNVLASAQSTHVADRLFDAALDGGAHATGRAVGALQAGRRADWLVLDADHASIAEHAPSAWLSGVVFCEHGETPVRDVYAGGVQVVENRRHRDEEGAYARYRVALADLLK